A genomic segment from Equus przewalskii isolate Varuska chromosome X, EquPr2, whole genome shotgun sequence encodes:
- the PLXNB3 gene encoding plexin-B3 isoform X8, with protein sequence MCLPPCHAAQETPLLLPFVVAPAMAPGPPSGARLLVLLLLLLLCPPHPTQAHRFSAPNTTFNRLALAPGRGTLYVGAVNRLFQLSPVLQLEAVAVTGPVFDSPDCVPFRDPAECPQARLTDNANQLLLVSSRAQELVACGQVRQGVCEKRRLGDVAEVLYQAEDPGDGQFVAANALGVATVGLVVPTPGRDLLLVARGLAGKLSGGVPPLTVRQLAGPQPFSSEGLGRLVVGDFSDYNNSYVGAFADGHSAYFVFRRRGARAQAEYRSYVARVCLGDVNLYSYVEVPLACRGQGLVQAAFLAPGTLLGAFAAGPRGAQAALCAFPLAELDGSMEQARRLCYTAGGRGPSGTEEATVEYGVTSRCVTLPPDSPESYPCGDEHTPSPIAGRQPLEAEPLLQLGQPVSAVTALQADGHTIAFLGDTQGQLHKVFLNGSQGQVYHSQQVGPPGSAISPDLLVDSSGSHLYVLTAQQVDRVSVAACPQFPDCTSCLQARDPLCGWCTLQGRCTRKGQCGRASQPNQWLWSYEEDSHCLHVQSLLPAHHPRQEQGQVTLSVPRLPTLTMDEYFHCAFGDYDSLAHVEGPHVACVTPPQDQLPLNPPGTDHVTLPLALMFEDVAVAVTNFSFYDCSAVQALEVAAPCRACVSSLWRCHWCPQSSRCVHGEHCPEGERTIYSAQEVDVQVRGPGACPWVEGLAGPLLVPVGWESRLALRVWNLQHFRGLPASYHCWLELPGELQRLPASLEEMPGDAGLIYCQAQQFHPSMAQRELPVPIYVTRGEGQRLDNARTLHVTLYDCAVGHPDCSHCQAANGSLGCLWCSHGQPTCRYGPLCPPEAVELLCPTPSIDMIEPLTGPPEGGLALTILGSNLGRDFADVQDAVSVAGRPCSPNPSLYRTSARIVCVTSPAPDGTVGPIQVAIKSRPPGISTQHFTYQDPVLLSLNPQWGPQAGGTQLTIHGQHLQTGGNVSAFVGGQPCPIQEPVCPEAIVCHTAPQASPGEAVVRVVFGHAQRTLLTSPFRYTANPQLLGAEPSVSFRGGGRLIRVRGTGLNVVQQPLLSVWLETVAEVQAAGAQPWDLTPRRSCGASAAAPQACIQLEGGLLQCSTVCSANSSSLLLCWSPAVPDGAHPRRVFFTLDNVHVDFASANGGQDFVYQPNPRLAPLSREGPTRPYRLKPGNVLDVEGEGLNLGISKEEVRVYIGDSECLVKTLTLTHLYCEPPPRAPQPANSSSTLPQFVVQMGNVRLALGPVRYEAEPALSAFPVEAQVGLGVGAAVLTAAVLLLTLMYRHKSKQALRDYQKVLVQLENLEIGVGDQCRKEFTDLMTEMTDLSSDLEASGIPFLDYRTYAERVFFPGHGGCPLQPMLEGPGEESHRAPMRQGLTQLSNLLNSKLFLLTLIHTLEEQPSFSQRDRCHVASLLSLALHSKLEYLTDIMRTLLGDLATHYVHKNPKLMLRRTETMVEKLLTNWLSICLYAFLREVAGEPLYMLLRAIQYQVDKGPVDAVTGKAKRTLNNSRLLREDVEFRPLTLMVLVGPGASGAPGGSTAQRVPARVLDTDTITQVKEKVLDQVYKGTPFSQRPSVHALDLEWRSGLAGHLTLSDEDLTSVTQNHWKRLNTLQHYKVPDGATVGLIPQLHNGGAVSQSLAQSCPSRENIPMAEDGEEGGVRLWHLVKATEEPEGAKVRRGSLRERERERARAKAIPEIYLTRLLSMKAILSVNRPVPIAVKYLFDFLDELAEKHGIEDPETLHIWKTNSLLLRFWVNTLKNPQLIFDVRVSDNVDAILAVIAQTFIDSCTVSEHKVGRDSPVNKLLYAREIPRYKQMVERYYSDIRQSSPASYQEMNSALAELSGNYASAPHCLEALRELYKHIHRYYDQIISALEGDPVGQKTQLACRLQQIAALVENKVTDL encoded by the exons ATGTGCCTCCCTCCGTGCCACGCCGCCCAGGAGACCCCTCTGCTGCTCCCCTTCGTGGTG GCCCCCGCCATGGCTCCTGGGCCTCCTTCCGGCGCCCGCCTGCtcgtgctgctgctgctgctgctgctgtgcccACCGCACCCCACTCAGGCCCATCGCTTCTCTGCGCCCAACACCACCTTCAACCGCCTGGCGCTGGCACCGGGCCGCGGCACGCTCTACGTGGGTGCCGTGAACCGCCTCTTCCAGCTCAGCCCCGTGCTGCAGCTCGAGGCAGTGGCTGTCACCGGCCCTGTCTTCGACAGTCCCGACTGCGTGCCTTTCCGTGACCCGGCCGAATGCCCGCAGGCCCGGCTCACGGACAACGCCAACCAGCTGCTGCTGGTGAGCAGCAGGGCGCAGGAACTGGTGGCCTGCGGGCAGGTGCGGCAGGGCGTGTGCGAGAAGCGGCGCCTCGGGGACGTGGCCGAGGTGCTGTACCAGGCCGAGGACCCCGGCGACGGGCAGTTCGTGGCCGCCAATGCCCTGGGGGTGGCCACGGTGGGCCTGGTGGTGCCCACACCAGGCCGGGACCTCCTGCTGGTGGCCAGAGGCCTGGCAGGAAAGCTGTCGGGAGGGGTGCCGCCCCTGACCGTGCGCCAGCTGGCCGGGCCGCAGCCCTTCTCCAGCGAGGGCCTGGGCCGCCTCGTGGTGGGCGACTTCTCTGACTACAACAACAGCTACGTGGGCGCCTTCGCCGATGGCCACTCCGCCTACTTCGTCTTCCGCCGCCGCGGGGCCCGGGCGCAGGCCGAGTACCGCTCCTACGTGGCCCGAGTCTGTCTTGGGGATGTCAACCTTTACTCCTATGTGGAGGTACCCCTCGCCTGCCGGGGCCAGGGCCTCGTCCAGGCTGCCTTCCTTGCCCCGGGCACCTTGCTAGGGGCCTTTGCCGCGGGCCCGAGGGGGGCCCAGGCGGCCCTGTGCGCCTTTCCCCTGGCAGAGCTGGACGGGAGCATGGAGCAGGCCCGGCGCCTCTGCTACACGGCCGGTGGCCGGGGCCCCAGCGGCACGGAGGAAGCCACCGTGGAGTACGGAGTCACATCGCGCTGCGTCACCCTGCCCCCT GACTCCCCCGAGTCGTACCCCTGTGGCGATGAGCACACCCCCAGCCCCATCGCTGGCCGCCAGCCCCTGGAGGCTGAGCCTCTGCTGCAGCTCGGGCAGCCCGTCAGCGCCGTCACAGCCCTCCAGGCGGATGGGCATACGATAGCCTTCCTGGGGGACACCCAAGGCCAGCTGCATAAG GTCTTTCTCAATGGCTCTCAAGGCCAGGTGTACCACTCCCAGCAAGTGGGGCCTCCAGGCTCAGCCATCAGCCCGGACCTGCTGGTGGACAGCAGCGGCAGCCACCTCTATGTCCTCACCGCCCAGCAG GTGGACCGGGTATCAGTGGCAGCCTGCCCCCAGTTCCCTGACTGCACCAGCTGCCTCCAAGCCCGGGACCCGCTGTGCGGCTGGTGCACCCTCCAGGGCAG GTGTACCCGCAAGGGCCAATGCGGGCGGGCATCCCAGCCAAACCAGTGGCTGTGGAGCTATGAGGAGGACAGCCACTGCCTGCACGTCCAGAGCCTGCTGCCGGCCCACCACCCCCGCCAAGAGCAGGGCCAG GTCACCTTGTCTGTCCCCCGGCTGCCCACCCTGACCATGGATGAATACTTCCATTGTGCCTTTGGGGACTATGATAGCTTGGCTCATGTGGAAGGGCCCCACGTGGCCTGTGTCACCCCTCCCCAAGACCAGCTGCCGCTTAACCCTCCAGGCACAG ACCATGTCACCTTGCCCCTGGCCCTGATGTTTGAGGATGTGGCCGTAGCTGTCACCAACTTCTCCTTCTACGACTGCAGTGCCGTGCAGGCCTTGGAGGTGGCTGCCCC GTGTCGTGCTTGTGTGAGCAGCCTCTGGCGGTGCCACTGGTGCCCCCAGAGCAGCCGCTGTGTGCACGGGGAGCACTGCCCGGAGGGTGAGAGGACCATCTACAGTGCCCAGGAG GTGGACGTCCAGGTGCGTGGCCCAGGGGCTTGTCCCTGGGTCGAAGGCCTAGCAGGTCCCCTCCTGGTGCCTGTGGGTTGGGAGAGCCGTTTGGCCCTGCGTGTGTGGAACCTTCAACACTTCCGA GGCCTGCCTGCCTCCTACCACTGCTGGCTGGAACTACCAGGAGAACTGCAGAGGCTGCCAGCCTCCCTGGAAGAGATGCCTGGAGATGCGGGCCTCATCTACTGCCAGGCCCAGCAG TTTCACCCCTCCATGGCCCAGCGGGAGCTCCCGGTGCCCATCTATGTCACCCGGGGTGAAGGCCAGCGGCTGGACAATGCCCGCACTCTTCATG TGACCCTGTATGACTGCGCTGTGGGCCACCCCGACTGTAGCCACTGCCAGGCAGCCAACGGAAGCCTGGGCTGCTTATGGTGCAGCCATGGCCAGCCCACCTGTCGCTACGGGCCACTGTGCCCACCTGAGGCTGTGGAGCTGCTGTGTCCCACGCCCAGCATTGACATG ATTGAGCCCCTGACTGGCCCCCCTGAGGGTGGCTTGGCCCTCACCATCCTGGGCTCCAACCTGGGccgggactttgcagatgtacaGGATGCCGTGAGCGTGGCTGGCCGGCCCTGCAGCCCCAACCCCTCTCTCTACCGCACCTCTGCCCG GATTGTGTGTGTGACATCTCCCGCCCCCGACGGCACTGTGGGGCCAATCCAAGTGGCCATTAAGAGTCGGCCACCAGGCATCTCAACCCAGCACTTCACCTACCAG GACCCTGTCCTGCTGAGCCTGAATCCCCAGTGGGGCCCCCAGGCTGGGGGCACCCAGCTCACCATCCACGGACAGCACCTCCAGACAGGAGGCAATGTCAGCGCCTTTGTGGGAGGCCAGCCCTGTCCTAT CCAGGAGCCAGTTTGTCCTGAGGCCATTGTGTGCCACACTGcgccccaggccagcccaggagaAGCTGTGGTACGCGTGGTCTTCGGCCATGCCCAGCGCACGCTGCTCACCAGCCCCTTCCGCTACACTGCCAACCCCCAGCTCTTGGGGGCAGAGCCCAGCGTCAGCTTCCGGGG GGGCGGGCGGCTCATCCGAGTAAGGGGCACAGGCCTGAACGTGGTGCAGCAGCCCCTGCTGTCCGTGTGGCTGGAGACCGTGGCGGAGGTGCAGGCTGCAGGGGCCCAGCCCTGGGACCTGACACCAAGGAGGAGCTGCGGGGCCTCTGCTGCAGCCCCCCAGGCTTGTATCCAGCTCGAGGGGGGCTTGCTGCAG TGCTCCACCGTCTGCTCCGCCAACTCGTCCAGTCTCCTTCTGTGCTGGAGCCCCGCCGTGCCGGATGGGGCACACCCCCGGCGGGTCTTCTTCACCCTAGACAATGTGCATGTGGACTTCGCCAGCGCCAACGGGGGCCAGGACTTTGTGTACCAGCCCAACCCCCGCCTGGCCCCCCTCAGTCGCGAGGGGCCCACCCGCCCCTACCGCCTCAAGCCGGGCAATGTCCTGGACGTGGAG GGTGAGGGCCTCAACCTGGGGATCAGCAAGGAAGAGGTGCGCGTGTACATCGGCGACAGCGAGTGCCTGGTGAAGACGCTCACACTCACCCACCTGTACTGCGAGCCACCACCGCGGGCCCCACAGCCTGCCAACAGCTCCAGCACCCTGCCACAGTTCGTG GTGCAGATGGGCAACGTGCGGCTGGCCCTGGGCCCTGTCCGGTACGAGGCCGAGCCTGCACTGTCTGCCTTCCCCGTGGAGGCTCAGGTGGGCCTTGGCGTGGGCGCTGCCGTGCTGACCGCCGCTGTGCTCCTCCTCACCCTCATGTACAG GCACAAGAGCAAGCAGGCTCTGCGGGACTACCAGAAGGTTCTGGTGCAGCTGGAGAACCTGGAGATTGGCGTGGGTGACCAGTGCCGCAAGGAGTTCacag ACCTGATGACCGAGATGACCGACCTCAGCAGCGACCTGGAGGCCAGCGGGATCCCCTTCCTGGACTACCGCACATATGCCGAGCGTGTCTTCTTTCCTGGGCATGGCGGCTGCCCACTGCAGCCCATGCTTGAGGGGCCCGGGGAAGAGAGCCACCGTGCCCCCATGCGCCAGGGCCTCACACAGCTCTCCAACCTGCTCAACAGCAAGCTCTTCCTCCTCACA CTCATCCACACCCTGGAGGAGCAGCCCAGCTTCTCTCAGCGGGACCGCTGCCACGTGGCTTCACTGCTGTCCCTGGCGCTGCACAGTAAGCTTGAGTACCTGACCGACATCATGAGGACGCTGCTCGGCGACCTGGCCACCCATTACGTGCACAAGAACCCAAAGCTCATGCTGCGCAG GACGGAGACCATGGTGGAGAAGCTGCTCACCAACTGGCTGTCCATCTGTCTCTACGCCTTCCTGAGG GAGGTGGCTGGTGAGCCGCTGTACATGCTCCTCCGGGCTATTCAGTACCAGGTGGACAAGGGGCCTGTGGATGCCGTGACAGGCAAAGCGAAACGGACCCTGAACAACAGCCGCCTGCTGCGGGAGGACGTGGAGTTCCGGCCCCTGACGCTGATGGTGCTGGTGGGCCCCGGGGCCAGTGGGGCCCCAGGGGGCAGCACGGCACAGCGCGTGCCAGCCCGAGTCCTCGACACAGACACCATCACCCAGGTCAAGGAGAAGGTGTTGGACCAAGTCTACAAAGGCACCCCGTTCTCCCAGAGGCCCTCAGTGCATGCCCTAGATCTTG AGTGGCGGTCAGGCCTGGCTGGTCACCTAACCCTGTCAGACGAGGACCTGACCTCGGTGACCCAGAACCACTGGAAGAGACTCAACACCTTGCAGCACTACAAG GTCCCAGACGGAGCCACAGTGGGGCTCATCCCCCAGTTGCACAATGGAGGCGCCGTCTCCCAGAGCTTGGCCCAGAGCTGCCCCTCGCGGGAGA ACATCCCAATGGCAGAGGACGGTGAGGAGGGTGGGGTCCGCCTCTGGCACCTGGTGAAAGCCACCGAGGAGCCAGAAGGGGCCAAGGTGCGGCGCGGCAGCCTGCGGGAGCGGGAACGGGAGCGGGCGCGGGCCAAGGCCATTCCAGAAATCTACCTCACCCGCCTGCTCTCCATGAAG GCCATCCTCAGCGTGAACCGGCCCGTGCCCATCGCTGTCAAGTACCTGTTTGACTTCCTGGATGAGCTGGCAGAGAAGCACGGCATCGAGGACCCGGAGACCTTGCACATCTGGAAGACTAACAG CCTGCTGTTGCGGTTCTGGGTGAATACCCTGAAGAACCCACAGCTCATATTTGACGTGCGGGTGTCGGACAACGTGGATGCCATCCTCGCCGTCATCGCCCAGACCTTCATTGACTCTTGCACTGTCTCAGAGCATAAAGTGGGCCGG GATTCCCCGGTGAACAAACTGCTCTACGCCCGGGAGATCCCCCGCTACAAGCAGATGGTGGAGAG aTACTACTCCGACATTCGCCAGAGCTCTCCGGCAAGCTACCAGGAGATGAACTCAGCTCTGGCTGAGCTCTCTGGG AACTACGCCTCTGCTCCGCACTGCCTGGAAGCTCTGAGAGAGCTCTACAAACACATCCACAGGTATTACGACCAG ATCATCAGCGCCCTGGAGGGAGACCCTGTAGGCCAGAAGACGCAGCTGGCCTGCCGCCTGCAGCAGATCGCCGCCCTGGTGGAGAACAAGGTGACCGACCTGTGA